In one window of Eggerthella guodeyinii DNA:
- a CDS encoding response regulator transcription factor: protein MDALSMIKERWFLRAAFGLAACLVLFGEGASISDRVSVDTFAIMTGADPLTGGITIMAAFLLAAVFAALVQRCIETTAFLAVDALVNVVGCVLLFSEVLNLGLGAFAARIGGLVVGFGAALLLVRWADLLIPRGAKASSLCLAAAMLFVVAFDLLSKVLVDVGLVGAVLLLCAASPALLVLAAREAQVERAERTIEEYRGVVPVWLSFATIALYAVVMGGIQVGGSGSVEQAAGVVVNAASSSLAVDAGMAVASLVIVLGARFLRGNNMGFYRSTILALLSVSLYLSAVLSSAWSSMNIGLMTVSRVLIFAYVWTMFSTPAKTMSPVRLFSVGWLLFLVPNNLSTRLGQAVVGTDMPLLAYDLMLAVILLALFVFEFTPILTGRSVEDACAGDSSDAGEDAFAARIAQLVERGGLTPREQDVLVALARGRSAQRIADTFVVSKETARTHIRHVYQKLDVHSREELMDLVEEGMPAA from the coding sequence GTGGACGCGTTGTCGATGATCAAAGAGCGGTGGTTCTTGCGGGCGGCCTTCGGCCTGGCCGCGTGCCTCGTGCTGTTCGGTGAGGGCGCCAGCATCAGCGACCGCGTGTCCGTCGACACGTTCGCCATCATGACGGGCGCCGACCCGCTGACCGGCGGCATCACCATCATGGCGGCGTTCCTGCTGGCTGCCGTGTTCGCCGCGCTCGTGCAACGCTGCATCGAGACGACCGCTTTCCTGGCCGTCGACGCCCTCGTGAACGTGGTCGGCTGCGTGCTGCTGTTCTCGGAGGTGCTGAACCTGGGCTTGGGCGCGTTCGCAGCGCGCATCGGCGGCCTCGTGGTGGGCTTCGGGGCGGCGCTCTTACTGGTGCGGTGGGCCGACCTGCTGATCCCCCGCGGCGCGAAGGCCTCGTCGCTGTGCCTGGCGGCGGCGATGCTGTTCGTGGTGGCGTTCGACCTGCTGTCGAAGGTGCTGGTGGACGTGGGGCTGGTGGGGGCCGTGCTGCTGCTGTGCGCGGCATCGCCGGCGCTGCTGGTGCTCGCCGCGCGCGAGGCGCAGGTCGAGCGCGCGGAGCGGACGATCGAGGAGTATCGCGGCGTGGTACCCGTGTGGCTGTCGTTCGCGACGATCGCGCTGTACGCCGTGGTCATGGGCGGCATCCAGGTGGGCGGGTCGGGCTCGGTGGAGCAGGCGGCCGGCGTGGTGGTGAACGCCGCGTCATCGAGCCTCGCGGTGGATGCGGGCATGGCCGTCGCGTCGCTCGTCATCGTGCTGGGCGCGCGTTTTCTGCGCGGCAACAACATGGGGTTCTACCGATCCACCATCCTGGCGCTGCTGTCGGTGTCGCTGTACCTGTCGGCGGTGCTCTCGTCTGCGTGGTCATCGATGAACATCGGCCTCATGACGGTGTCGCGCGTGCTCATCTTCGCGTACGTGTGGACGATGTTCTCGACGCCGGCGAAGACTATGTCGCCCGTGCGCCTGTTCTCGGTCGGGTGGCTGCTGTTCCTCGTGCCGAACAACCTCTCGACCCGCCTCGGGCAGGCGGTGGTGGGGACGGACATGCCCCTGCTGGCGTACGACCTCATGCTGGCCGTCATCCTGCTGGCGCTGTTTGTGTTCGAGTTCACGCCCATCCTTACAGGACGCTCGGTGGAGGACGCGTGCGCGGGCGATTCCTCCGACGCGGGCGAGGACGCGTTCGCCGCGCGCATCGCGCAGCTGGTGGAGCGGGGCGGCCTCACGCCGCGCGAGCAGGATGTGCTGGTGGCGCTTGCGCGCGGGCGGTCGGCGCAGCGCATCGCCGAC